A region of Carassius gibelio isolate Cgi1373 ecotype wild population from Czech Republic chromosome B11, carGib1.2-hapl.c, whole genome shotgun sequence DNA encodes the following proteins:
- the gpx1a gene encoding glutathione peroxidase 1a has protein sequence MMAGAAKKFYDLSAKLLTGEILNFSSLKGKVVLIENVASLUGTTVRDYTQMNELHSRYADQGLVVLGAPCNQFGHQENTKNDEILLSLKYVRPGNGFEPNFQLLEKLEVNGVNAHPLFVFLKEKLPQPSDDSVSLMGDPKFIIWSPVNRNDISWNFEKFLIGPDGEPFKRYSRRFLTIDIEADIKELLKRAK, from the exons ATGATGGCAGGGGCCGCGAAGAAGTTTTATGATCTGTCCGCCAAACTTTTGACAGGGGAAATCCTGAATTTTTCGTCTCTCAAAGGTAAAGTGGTGCTTATTGAAAATGTGGCGTCGCTTTGAGGCACAACAGTCAGGGATTACACCCAGATGAACGAGCTCCACAGCCGCTACGCTGATCAGGGGCTCGTGGTCCTGGGCGCTCCCTGCAACCAGTTCGGACATCAG GAGAACACCAAGAATGATGAAATTCTGCTGTCTCTGAAGTACGTCCGTCCTGGAAATGGCTTCGAGCCAAATTTCCAGCTTCTGGAGAAGCTGGAAGTGAACGGTGTGAACGCCCACCCTCTGTTTGTGTTCCTCAAGGAGAAGCTGCCTCAGCCCAGTGACGACTCCGTGTCCTTGATGGGGGATCCCAAATTCATCATCTGGAGTCCGGTGAACAGGAATGACATCTCCTGGAACTTTGAGAAGTTCCTCATCGGCCCGGACGGAGAACCGTTCAAGAGATACAGCAGAAGGTTCCTCACCATCGACATTGAAGCAGATATCAAAGAGCTTCTGAAGAGGGCGAAATAA
- the brk1 gene encoding probable protein BRICK1, translating into MAGQEDPVQREIHQDWANREYIEVITSSIKKIADFLNSFDMSCRSRLATLNEKLTALERRIEYIEARVTKGETLT; encoded by the exons ATGGCCGGACAGGAGGATCCCGTGCAAAGGGAAATTCATCAAGACTGGGCGAACCGTGAATATATCGAAGTGATCACCAGCAGCATTAAGAAAATAGCCGATTTTCTCAACTCCTTTG aTATGTCCTGCAGGTCCCGTTTAGCCACTTTGAATGAGAAGCTTACTGCTTTGGAGAGGAGGATTGAGTACATTGAAGCCAGA GTCACAAAAGGGGAAACCTTGACTTAG
- the LOC127967743 gene encoding uncharacterized protein LOC127967743 — protein MELFIFIVFLLLMEVQSYKFPRVKVSPDVIRESSSVKISCETDPRVSVIECHFFINREEKKIKSSSSCELDLTGAEVFRWAAVKSPESLNIICFYTMTTGPSSFTSSPESDPVIVTVRVSTSTTTEQTTTTAMKTFLSVMPTSETTTYSKTTDLQTKINLPTSTGKEMSKFIHSFLMVKVA, from the exons ATGGAGTTGTTCATCTTCATAGTTTTTCTGCTCCTGATGGAGGTTCAGTCTTACA AATTTCCTAGAGTAAAAGTATCTCCAGATGTCATAAGAGAGTCCAGCTcagtgaagatcagctgtgagaCAGATCCACGTGTTTCAGTGATTGAATGTCACTTCTTCAtaaacagagaagagaagaaaattaaaagcagttcatcatgTGAGCTGGATCTCACTGGTGCTGAAGTGTTCAGATGGGCAGCTGTAAAATCACCTGAATCACTCAACATTATCTGTTTCTACACAATGACAACTGGTCCCAGCTCATTCACATCATCTCCTGAATCTGATCCTGTCATAGTGACGGTTCGAG TTTCAACATCAACCACCACTGAACAAACAACTACAACAGCAATGAAAACCT TTTTAAGTGTAatgcccacttctgaaaccacaACATACAGTAAAACTA caGATCTCCAAACCAAGATAAACCTGCCAACCAGTACAGGAAAGGAAATGAGTAAGTTCATCCACTCTTTCTTGATGGTAAAAGTTGcctga